The genomic region AGCACGAAGCCTTCCTCCGGGATTTCAAATACGTCGATTTCGTTGTGCTTGCGGGCATCCAGGACTTTGTCGCGGTAGGTGGCCAGGTAGCGGCCCAGGTGCACGTCGTAGGAATTGGTGCCGAGGCAGCTCCGGTCGTAGGGTTCGATGACGATGTTGCCGCTTTCGATTTCAGCGAGAATCTGCTGGTCGGTGAGGATCATGGAGTATGAATAAACGTCATTCCGAATGGAGTGAGGAATCTTGCCAGCGTGGTATTCAATAGTACCCTGGGGAGATTTCTCATTCCGTTCGAAATGACAGGTGTTTCAAAAATTAAGCGCTTTCCTCGTCGTCGTAACGGTCTTTGGGCAAAGCGTTGGAGCGGGAGCGGGGCTTGGCCGGCTGCTGGTCCAGCTCTTCGGCCAGGCCGTCGAGGCGGGCGCGCAGGTCGGGCAGCACGCTGGTCACGAGCAGCAGCAGCAGCAGCGTGGAAGTGGCCGCCAGCAGCAGGGTGAGGTAGTCGAGCCAGTCGTGGCGCACGGGCACGTCGAGGGCGCGGGGGCCGGTGCTGACCGAAGTGGTAGTGGTGGTAAGCGGCGCTTCGGGCTGCGGCGACGGATCCTCCGTGGCGGCTGAAGTAGTGGCGGGGGCATCCACGTCGGCAGGCGGCACAGCCGCGCCGTCGGCCGACAGCTCCTCGGGCACGGGGTCCTCGGAGGCGTTGAAGCGGGCGGCGCCCTGCGAAATCACGCGCTGCAGCGCCCGGATCAGCGCAACCCGCTCGTCGCGGGGCAGTACCCGGATGAAAAACTCGAAGTTCTTGTCGACCAGGATGCTGCCCAGCTGCTTTTCGAACTCGGCCAGATCGGTGCGGCCTTTGCCAAAGCGGCCCTTGTAGCGCTCCGACACGCCGTTGTAGTTCTGAAACAGCGTTTGCAGGTCGGTGCGGCCGTTGAAATCAGTGAAGTCGCGGCGGGCCTTGGCCGTGCGCATGGCCGCCGGAAACTTGCGCCGCGTGAACGACTTGTCGTACACGGTTTCCATGGTGCGGAAGTTGAGCTCGTCTACGGTGCGGTCGAAAAGCTGCTTGTTGGCGGCGGCCGGGGTGCCGTTCTGGGCACGCAGGGAGGCAGGCACGGCTAGCCACAGCAACAGGAAAAGCGGCAGCAACGGGCGAAATCGGGACATGGCAACGCGAATGGTTGCCGCAAAGGTAACACGTTGCCCATAGGCTTGCGCGGGTTTTTATCGGCTGCTCCCGGAAGGCAAAAAGCCTCCCGACGCGTGGTCAGGAGGCTTTCGGGGCAAAGAAAAATGCCGGGCCGGAAGCGGGGCCGCCATATCAGCGGCCGCTGATGCTACAGGCTGTGCGCTTCGCGCATGGCTTCGCGGCAGGCCGTGAGGTAGTGGTCCACCAGCTCGTCGGTAATGGCGGTGCTCACGAACAGGGCCTCGTATTGGGCCGGGGCCAGGTAGATGCCGCGGTGCAGCATGCCCTGGAAGTAGCGGCCGAAAGCCTCGGTGTCGGAGGTTTTGGCGTCTTCGAGGTTGACAACGGGCTTATCAGTGAAGAACACGCTGAACATCGAGCCCACCTGGTTCACGGTGTAGTTGAGGCCCAGCTCGGCGCATATCTGGCGGGTGCCGTCGGCGAGGCGGGTGGTGATGCGGTTCAGCTCGTCATAAAGCTCGGGGTGCTGCTGCAGATAGGTGAGCTGGGCAATGCCGGCGGCGGTGGCAATGGGGTTGCCGGAAAGCGTGCCGGCCTGGTAGACCTTGCCGGCCGGCGCTACCTGATCCATAATGTCCTGGCGGCCACCGTAGGCGCCCACGGGCATGCCGCCGCCGATAATTTTGCCCAGCGTCGTCATGTCGGGCGTGATGCCGTAGAGCTCCTGCGCGCCGCCGCGGGCCAGGCGGAAGCCGGTCATTACCTCATCAAAAATGAGCACGATGCCGTGCTGCGTGCACAACTCGCGCAGCCCCTGCAGGTAGCCTTCGGCAGGCACCACGAGGCCCATATTGCCCACCACGGGCTCCAGAATCAAAGCCGCTATCTGTCCGTCGTTGGCGGCAATGGCCTGCTCCACGGCGGCAAGGTCGTTGTAGGGTACCGTGAGGGTGTCCTGGGCGACGCCGGGCGTCACGCCGGGCGAGTCGGGGGTGCCCAGGGTGAGGGCGCCCGAGCCGGCTGCAATCAGGAACGAGTCGCCGTGGCCGTGGTAGCAGCCTTCGAACTTGAGAATCTTGGTGCGGCCCGTGTAGCCGCGGGCCACCCGAATGGCCGACATCGTGGCCTCAGTGCCGGAGTTTACCAGCCGTACTTTCTCGATGCTGGGCACCATCTGCTTGATGAGCTCGGCCATTTCCACCTCGCGGCGGGTAGGGGCCCCAAACGAAAGTGAGTTGCCGATGGCCCCTTGCACAGCGTCCAGCACAATCTGCGGCGCGTGGCCCAGAATCATCGGCCCCCAGGAGTTGATGAAGTCCAGGTAGCGGTTGCCGTCGACATCGGTAAGCCAAGCGCCCTGCGCCGACTGCATGAAGACGGGATGCCCGCCCACGGCCCGGAAGGCCCGCACCGGCGAGTTGACGCCGCCGGGAATGTGGTTTTTGGCGCGCGTAAACAGCGCATCGGAAGTGGAAAGGTTGAGAGCGGGGGTGAGGGTCTGCTGTGACATGAGGAGTATGTAGCACCAAGCTCCAGCTTGGTGAGTCGTTGCTGTGGTCAAACGATACCTTAATGTAATGCGCCAGCCGGCTCGTTCGACGATGCACCGAGCTGGAGCTTGGTGTTACAACCTACCGGATACCCACGGGGTTTAGCACTTCCACTTCCAGGCGCTCCAGCTTGGTGATGGGTACGTACTGGTTGTCGTGGGTGCCGCCGGGGTAGCCGATGCCCTGGAACACCGCGCCCGAAACCGGGCCGCTGGCCGCCAGGTTCTGCTGGAAGGCCGGGCCATACTGGTGCAGCTGCGAGCCGAAGTAGTAGAGCAGCTCGAAGCCAGTGAAGGCAAACACCGACGGCGGCAGCTTCTGGCGCTGCAGGTACAACTGCCGGAAGCGGCGCACGCCGGGGTTGGTGCGGTCCAGAAACTTGGAATGCACGAAGTACACGTCGCGGGCGTCCAGCTGGTAGAGGCCCACGCGGCTGTTGTCGAGCCAGGAGGCGTAGGTGATAAGCGGCACGCGGGCTTCTTGCGCTTTCATTATCCCAAACGTGTACGGGCCCGCCTTTTTGGCGTCGGAAGCCACCACCAGGTGCCCTACGGATTTCAGATCCAGCCCGGCAAATCCGGTGCTGAGCGACTCGTCCACGTCGGAGTTGATGCGGCGCAGCTGCAGCACGCGGCCCCCCAGCGCCTCGTAAGCCTGCTTGTAGGCCAGGCCGAAGGCGGTTTCGTCCTTGGTGTCTTCGTGGAGCACCACGGCCGTGCGCGGGCCCCCGAGGCGGGTGAAGGCAAACTGAGCCGCCTGCCGGGCTTGGGTGGCGGTGCTGGGCTCGTAGAGGTAGTGCCACGGGTTGTCCAGCACCAAATCGGCATCCTGCGACAAGGGGTTGACGCACAGAATCTGGCGCTGCTGGGCGTAGCGGGCCAGAATCCGGGCGCCCGACTTGTACACCGGCCCGATGAGCATGTCCATGCCGGCCAGTTCGGGCAGGGCCAGCACCTGCTTGAGCTGCAGCGTATCGGCGCCGGTATCGTAGGCAAACAGCTGCACCGGCCGGCCTTCACGCTGCAGCGAGTCCTGGGCCAGGCGCAGGCCGGCGTAGAGGTCCGTCACGAACTGGTTTTTGCGGCGGGTTTCCCAGCTCGGGTCGTTGAACTCGAAGGGCAGCAGCACGCCAATGTTGTAGGTGCTTTTGCGCTGGGCCTGGGGGCGGGGCGTATAGCGGGTGCGGTCCAGGGCAAACTGCGTAATGAGCTGGTCGAGCTGCGGCTTGTCGGCATCGGTGTACCAGCCGCCGTTGGCTAGCTTGCCTGCGTAGGCGCGGCCCAGCGCGGCTTCCTGCGGATAGGTTTGCAGCAGTTTCTGGAAGGCTGGCTTGTCTTTGATGCGCGGCAGGTACACAGCCTTCATGTTCTCGCGCTCTGTGGTAAGGCGGTCAGGCGGCAGCTGGGCCAGCACGCGCAGGGCATTGTCGAAGTCGCCCTGCTCAAACGACACCTGGCCCTGCAAAAAGAAGGCTTCCGGTAGATTAGGCCACTGCGGATACTCACTGCGCAGCAGATTCAGCATTTGCTCAGCTTCGGGCCACTTAGTCGCTTTGGCGGCAGCCACGGCGTAGAGATAAGCCGCTTCCGGAGCCCGGCCGAACTTGTTGCCGGGGGCCGTGAGGGGCTCCAGCTCCTGCAGGGCCAGGTCGTAGCGGGCCTGGCCGATGAGGGTTTTGCCGTTTTTGTAGCGCGTGTTGAAGTCCGTGGAGCCCAGGTTGGCGGGCAGGGGCGGGCCCTGCGGCCGGGGTGGGGCCGGCGTAACGGGTTTGGCAGCCGGGGCCATTACTTTAGCTGCGGGCGTGGCGGCTTTGGCGGGCGTAGTGGTGGCAGCAGCCGGCTTGGTGGCCGGAGTGGGCGTTTTGCCGGCAGCAGTAACACCTGCCTTGGCTGGCGCTTTGGCAGGCGGCGTAGCAGGCCGGGCAGACGGGGTGGTGGCAGGACGAGCCGGCTGCTGGGCCAGCGCCGGGCCCACCAGGGCCAGGCCGGTGCTCAGGCAAGCCAACCGAAGAGCAAAAAGATACCGCATGGCAGAGAAGCCAGAAGTGAGAGGCGGGAGAGAGGAACAACAGGCAGGCCGAAACCCACGCCGCAAAGGTACGCAGGAACGCCGGGGAAGATGTGGCGTGGCCGCCACGGCCCGTTGGCCGGGGCTGGCCGGGAGGCCCGGGGCCGCCTCACTCGAAACTCCGGTCGGCTGCCAGTTGTTGCTACCGGACCACTTCTTCTTTAATGCAAAGTTAAGCTCCATTTAATGCCCGTTTAAGGCGCTTCCCTTTTACCTGCTGTACCTTTGCGCCGCGCATGCATCAGCTGTCAGCCTCCGTCAAAGACGCTTACTTGCCGGGCTGTGCACGTCCTGCTCTCCACTCACACACTTATCTTCCCGACCTCCTGCCATGGCAGATTCCTCCGCTTCTGCTCTCAGTCCCGGCCAGCGCCTGTGGCGCCTGCTGGTTTCCGAGCAGCGCGACATCACCTACTTATATGTGTACGCGGCCTTGGCCGGGTTCATCAATCTTTCACTGCCGCTGGGCGTGCAGTCCGTCATCGGCTTTGTAAGCAGCGGCGACGTCAGCACCTCGCTGGTGGTACTCATCAGCTTCATTGTGCTGGGTACGCTGCTGGTCGGCGGCCTGCAGGTAATGCAGGTGTATCTGGTTGAATTCATTCAGCAGCGCCTGTTTGCCCGCATCAGCATGGACTTTGCCGTGCGCCTGCCGCGGGTGCGCACCGAGAGCCTCGACGGCGAGTATCTGCCCGAGCTGATGAACCGCCTGCTTGATGCGCCCACGCTGCAAAAGGGCCTGGCCACCATTCTGATAGAGTTTTCGGCCGCCGCCCTGCAGATTCTGTTCGGCGTGATTCTGCTCTCGTTCTACCATCCCATCTTCATTGCCTTCGGGGTGCTGCTGGTGCTGCTGCTGGTGCTGATGCTGCGCGCTACCGGCCCCAAGGGCTTGAGCACCAGCCTGCAGGAATCGAAGTACAAGTACAAGGTGGTGGCCTGGCTGGAAGACGTGGCCCGCACCGTGCAAACCTTCCGGCACCCACCCCGGCAGGAGCTGGCCCTGGAGCGCACCGACAAGCTGGTGGAAGGCTACCTGCACGCCCGGCAGAGCCACTTCAAAGTTCTGCTCACGCAATACTGGGGTTTTGTGGTGTTCAAAACCCTGATTACGGCCGGCCTGCTCATCATCGGCTGCTGGCTGCTGATTGACCGCCAGATCAACATCGGGCAGTTTGTGGCCGCCGAAATCGTTATCATCCTTACCATTTCGGCCGTGGAAAAGGTGCTGCTGAAGCTGGATGTGGTGTACGACGCGCTGACCTCGCTCGATAAGATCGGGCACGTGCTGGATCTGCCGGTGGTGAACGAGCGCGCGGGCACCAACCTGCCGCTGCCGGCCGTGCGCAACGGCCTGCAGGCTGAGCTGCACCACCTCGGCTACCAGTATCCGTACGGCCAGAAAGCCACGCTCCACGACATCACCCTCACCATTGAGCCCGGCAAGCACCTGGCGCTGGCCGGCTCCGATGGCTCCGGCAAAACCACGCTCCTGCGCATCATGGCCGGTTTGCTGACCGAATACACCGGCGTTATTGCCTACGACAGCCTGGCGCTGCAGGACCTCTCGCCGGAGTCGCTGGGGCAGCACGTCGGCGACAACATCTCGCATCAGCACCTGTTTGAGGGCAGCGTACTCGACAACCTTACGCTGGGGCAGACCGGCATCGGGCCCGAAGATGTGGCCTGGGTGCTGGATCTGGTAGGCCTGCGTGACAACGTGTACGCCCGGCCAATGGGCCTGAATACAGTGCTGGGCGCGGGCACTGCCCTGGCCGACAGCACTCGCCAGAAGCTGCTGCTGGCCCGCGCTCTGGTGCGCCGCCCGCGCCTGCTGCTGCTCGACGGCTTCCTGCCCGGCGTGGAGCCGGCCGAGCGCCTGCGGATTCTGCACCTTGTGCTGGCGCCTAAGCACAACTGGACCATCGTGCTGGCTTCCAACGACCTGCGCGTCACGGCACTTCTTCCGCGCCTGGCAGTGTTGCACGAGGGGCGCCTAGTAGCCAACGGGACGTTTGAAAGCGTTTCGCAGCAGCCCGAAATACAGGCGCTGCTGGCCTGAGTGACAATGGTGTAATGGCTGCGTTGTTACCTAGCTGACCGTCCCGACATCGTCTGTGCACGGTCATCTCTTCAGCCAGCTGGCAATTCAACAATTAAGCAATTCAATAGATGGCTTTTGCCGAAAATCCGCTTGCCGAAACCAACCCCCTGACCGGGCGCTTCCGCTCGTTTGCGCACGTGCAGACGCCCTCGGCGGGCCGCACGCTGGCCCGCTGGGCCGCCGGCCTGGGGTTGCTGGTGCTGCTGGCCGGCTTCCTGCCCTGGACCCAGAATATTCGTTCCACTGGCTCGCTTACCACCCTGCGCCCCCAGGACCGGCCCCAGACTGTACCCAGCACCATTGCCGGCCGCATTGAGCGCTGGCGGGTGCGCGAAGGCCAGCGCGTGCGCAAAGGCGACACGCTGGTAGACATTGCCGAAGTCAAGGAAAAATACTTCGATCCGCAGCTGGTGCAGCGCACCGGCGAGCAGCTCAACGCGAAAATTGGCTCGCTCGGGGAAAACCGCCAGAAAGACCTGGCTCTGCAAAGCCAGCAGGTGGCCCTGCGCCAGTCGTTGCGCGTGAGCCTCGACAAGGCCCGCAATAAGGTAGAGCAGAGCCGCCTGAAGGTGAACTCCGACCAAGCCGACCTGCGCGCTGCCCAGAACGATTTCACGATTGCCGAGCGCCAGCAGGAGCGTCAGGAAGCGCTGTATAAGCAGGGGCTGAAGTCGCTGACCGAGCTGGAACAGCGCCGCCTGAAGTTCCAGGAAAGCACCGCCAAGCTGCAATCAGCCCAAAATAAGCTGGACGCCAGCCTCCAGGAGCTCACCAATTCGCAGCTGGAGCTGGCCTCGCTGAACGCTGAATACCAGGACAAACTGGCCAAGTCGGAATCCGACCGGCGCTCCGTGACGGCCTACCAGTTCGACACCGAAGGCCAGATTGCCAAGATGCGCAACGAGCTGGCCAACCTGAGCATCCGCTCCGGCTACTACCAGATTACGGCCCCCCAGGACGGCTACGTGGTGCGGGCGCTCAAGGAAGGCCTGGGCGAAATCGTGAAGGAAGGCGAGCCAATTTTGACGGTGATGCCGATTGCTCCCATGCTGGCGGCCGAGCTCTACGTGAAGCCCATGGATATTCCGCTGCTGAGCGTGGGCCGCAAGGTGCGGCTGCAGTTTGATGGCTGGCCGGCGCTGGTGTTCAGCGGCTGGCCGGGCACCAGCTTCGGCACGTTCGGCGGCGTAGTGGCCGTCATCGACAACATCGACTCGCAGGGCCAGTACCGCGTGCTCGTGACGCCCGACCCGGAGCAGGAAGCGTGGCCGCCGCCGCTGCGCGTGGGCTCCGGCGTGTATGGCTGGGCTTTGCTCGACGACGTGCCGATCTGGTATGAGCTGTGGCGGCAGGTGAACGGCTTCCCGCCTAATTTCGTGGGCAAGCCCGCCAAAGCCAAGGCCACGTACGGCAAACCCGACAAGGGAGGCAAAGCCGAGGCGTCCGCTGAAGAAGAGGAAGCCAAATGAGCCAGCACCTGCATATGAATCTTGCCCAATGGCGCCGGCAGGGGCGGTGGGCCCGCTGGGCAGCCCTGCCCGCGCTGCTGCTGGCCTTGCTGAGTGCGCCCGCGGCCGTGGGCCAGGTCCGGCCCACCCAGCCGGAGGTGATTAGCGCGCCCGCCCTGGTGGCCCGCCCGCTGCTGCTGCCCGATTCTGGCCGCGTCTTTGGCCTGAACGACCTGCTGACTTACGTAGCGCTGCGCCACCCGGTGGCCCGGCAGGCCGGCCTGCTGCCTGAGCGCGCCCTGCAAGAAGTGCGCTACGCCCGCGGCCTTTTCGACCCTACCGCCACCAGCAAATATTACGGCAAAACCTTCAAGGGCCTGGAGTATTTTCACGACTGGGAAACCCAGCTACGGGTGCCGGTATGGTACGGGCTCGACGTGAAAGCCGGCTTCGACCGGGGCGTAGGCCCGTACATCAGCGGTGAAAACTACACTTCCCCGGCCGGCCTAAGCTACGTGGGCCTCTCGGTGCCGCTGGCGCAGGGCCTGCTGATTGATGAGCGGCGGGCCGCCGTGCGCCAGGCGCAGGCGCTGCAGGGTCTGGCGGAGGCTGAGCGCCGCTCGGCCCTCAACAAGCTGCTGCTGCAGGCCGCCAAGGACTATTGGGACTGGACCCTGAACTTCCGCCGCCGCGAGCTGCTGCGCCAGAACGCCGAGCTGGCCGACGTGCGCTTCCGGGCGGTGCGCGAGCGGGTACGTCTCGGCGACCTGGCCGCCATCGACTCGGTGGAGGCCCTCACGGAGCTGCAGAACCGCTTGGCGCTGCTCTCGCAGGCGCAGGTGCAATGGCAAAATGCCACCCTGCAGCTCAGCAACTACCTATGGGACGAGCAGCAGCAGCCCCGTGAGCTGCCCGCCGGGGTGCGCCCCCAGGTGCTGCCCGGCCCCACCGACTGGCGCCAGCTGCCGCCCGACTCGTTGGCGGCTCTCACGGCGCTGGCCCAGCAAATCCATCCGGAGCTGCTGAAAAGCCGCGCCAAGCTGGCCCAGCTGGGCATCGAGCGGCGCCTGCTTAGCAACAAGCTGCTGCCCAAGCTCAACGTCGATTACAACCTGCTGCAGGCCGGCCAGCCGTTCAACCCCGAAAAGACCGCCAGCCTGAGCAGCACCTACCTGACCAACAACTACAAGCTGGGCGTGAGCTTCGCCTATCCGCTGCTGTTGCGCCAAGAGCGGGCCAAGCTGCAGCTCAACCGGCTCAAGCTGCGCGAAACCGAGCTGGATCTGCAGCAGGACAGCCGCGAAATCCAGACCGGAGTGCGGGCGGTAGCCAACGAATGGGAAGCCCTGCGCGAGCAGCTGCGCCTGCAGGAACAGGTGGTGCAAAACGCCGGCCGCCTGCGCGACGGCGAGCAGATCCGCTTCGAAAACGGCGAAAGCTCGGTGTTCCTCATCAACGCCCGCGAAGCCAGCCTGGTGAGTGCCCGCGTGAAGCTGGCCGAGCTGCAAGCCAAATATGCCCAGACCCAGGCCACGCTGCGCTGGGCCGCCGGCGGAGTGGAGGAGTAAGCTCTGAGGCTATGGCGCGGGCTTCAGTCCGCAGCCCGTTTTTAGCGCGTAACATCTGTACCGTGTACCGTGCACAGTGTGTTCAGGCTACGGACTAAAGTCCGTGCCACAGCCACGGCCACTTGCCGGAACAGAGCGGCGGCTGTGCGTGTTAAGGCCCTAGCACCAACTTTCACCGTCATGGGTCTGCTTCCGGAAATCAAGCGCCGCCCGCGCCTGCACAACGACACCTCCCGCGAATCCGCTAAATGGGGCTGGTATATCATGGTCATCTTCGTGGTGGCGTGGTTCGTCTATTCGTTATGGTTCGATAAGTAAGCCAGGCAATACCGGGCGCGGCTGGTCGTTTCCAAGCCCGGAATTTCCGTACTTGTAGCTATGCCGATGCCCATAACTATTGCTATGCCGCAGCTGCGGCAGCGCCTGAGCCTGCTGCTGGTGCTGGGCGCGTCGCTCACGCTGAGCGTGGTGCTCATTACGTTTCGCGTCTTCCTGACGCACCAGATAACCTTCGTGTTCCTGCTTTGGAACCTGTTTCTGGCCCTGATTCCGTTTGGGCTGAGCACCATGCTGGGGCTGTCGGCGGGGCGGCTGCAGGCGCGGGTACTACTGCCGGTGGGCGCCGTGTGGCTGCTGTTTTTCCCCAACGCGCCCTACATCCTCACCGACCTGTTTCACTTGGAGCCCCGCGCCGGCGTGCCGTACTGGTTCGACCTGGCCCTGCTGCTGAGCGCCGCCTGGAACGGCCTGATGCTGGCCTACGCCTCGCTCACCGACATGCAGGCGCTGGTAGCGCGCCGGCTGGGCTGGGGCGCCGGCTGGGCGTTTGCTACCGTGGCGCTGCTGCTGAGCAGCTTCGGGGTGTACCTGGGCCGTTACCTGCGGTTCAATTCCTGGGACATCATCACCAACCCGCTCACCCTCTTCTACGACATCGTGCACCGGATTCTGCACCCGCTGGCCTATTCCGGTACCTGGGGCGTTACGCTGCTCTACGGCGTGTTTCTGCTGCTCGGCTACGCCACCGTGCGGCTGCTGGGCCCGGTCGAGGAGCTAACTAAGCAGGAGTAAAGCAGGCCATTGGCAATGACTTTTGTTGGCGTAGTTCCTCCAGCACCGCTATGGCCTCCGCTGCTTCCATTTGCAGGCCAAAACGCACCGTGCGCATGCCGTAGCTGAACTGTAAGGCCCCGCCGGTCAGGCGGGGCGGCTGGAAATTCAGGCCCGTTCGTACTTCGTTGTAGTCATCGTCAGCGGTGGCGCTCAGATGCTGGATATTGGCAACTGCGTAATGCTTTTCCCGGCCGAAACGTCCGATACACTGCCGGATACTAAGTTGGGCCCCGGCTATCGTTACCAACTCTTCGCCCCAGAAAGTCCAGGCCAGCATACACGCCATCCAGCTCCATCCAGCTGCCCAGCCAATCAGCCAGATCCATTCAAATGCTGCTGGCTGTTGGTCCTGGAGTAGTGTGCCGGTGCTTTTGCTCAGCATGGCTAGTCCGCCCAAAGACCAGAAGGTGAACCAGAATAGCCCAAATCCTTTAAAGCGAGGCAACTGTACGGCCCTGATGCGCAGCAGCGTGCCGTACTGCTGTGCCACTATTGTGCAGCGGCTAGTTTGAAACACAGGGCCGGTATAGAAAATCGTTTATCTCGCCCAGCAAGTAGTTGGCTTCGGCTTGATCCAGGGCCCGCCCAAATGAGTACAACTTTCCGTTGGCAGTCAGTTGAATGGCGCCCGGTCCGAAACCGTACTGTATAGCTATCTGCTGTACGTTTTGCGGGCGGCCAGTAAGAATCGAAACTTCCGGCAATGGCTCTACCCATAACCTGCTTATCTCCGAAACCGACAGTTTCGTGGTTGATAATGGCCAGCCCAGCAGTCGGTTCTGCATGGTTATGGTTTGGTCATCCGCCAACAGACTCTCGCTACCCAGCAGGCTCCAGGTGAAAACTAGCACCAACAAGACCAGCATGGCGGCTGCTATTATCCAGAAAATGCCTAACAGACCCGAACGATTATCCGTCAGGCGGTGCCACGGATTATCGGTAGAGTGGATAATTAAGCCGAAGCATAGCGGTAGCAGTAGCAGCCATAAGCGTCGGTTGGCCAGCGTAACACAATAATTGGTGGCTGATTTGGTAACAACCGCGCGGCCTGCCGCCGGCTTTTCAATAGAAGGCATACTAAAAAGGATAGGCGAATAGAAATTGAAGCAGCGAAGTAAGATGATTTGCGCAGATGTTGCGTAAGCGCTGCACAAAAAAGCTCAGCTCAGCCCGCTACCTTGCCATCCATGCTGCACCTCACGCCCGATCCCGCCGATACCGCCACCATGACCTGGGAGCAGCTGCTTAGCCGCCGCCGCTACCCCGAGCAGCCCCAGCTCCACGTCGTGACCGACGCGCCGCCCGTGCGCGGCGCCTTCGTGGCCGACTACGACCGGGTGGTATTTAGCTCGGCGTTTCGGCGGCTGCAGCGCAAAACCCAGGTGATGCCGCTGCCCGAAACCGACTTCGTGCACACCCGCCTCACCCACAGCCTCGAAACTGCCTGCGTGGGCCGCTCCCTGGGCCGCCTCGGGGGCCGGCTGCTGCTCGAAGAAACCGAAGGCCTCGCCGAAAGCCTGCCTCATCTCGATTCCGACTTCGGCGACATTGTGGCCGCGGCCTGCCTGGCCCACGACATCGGCAACCCGCCCTTCGGCCATTCCGGCGAGGACGCCATTTCGGCCTACTTCCGCAGTCCTGCCGCCGAGCCGTTCGTGCGCATGCTCAACCCCGCCCAGCGTGCCGATTTGCAGCAGTTTGAAGGCAACGCCGCCGGCTTTCGAGTCCTGACGCACACGTACGCGGCGCACAGCAGCGGCTCGGCCGGCCTGGGCCTCACGTATGCCACGCTGGGCGCTTTCACGAAGTATCCGCGGCCCTCGGTGGTGGAGGATGCCAGCCGCACGCACGGCGCCAGCGAAAAGAAATACGGCTACTTTCAGACCGAAACGTCACGCTTCCAGGATGTGGCCCGCGAGCTGGGGCTGCTGCCCAAATCGGCGGCTTCCGACCCGGCCGGCTTCTACCACCGTCATCCGCTAGCTTTCCTCGTGGAAGCCGCCGACGACCTGTGCTACCGCATCATCGACTTCGAGGATGGCCTGAAGCTGGGCCTGATTCCCTGCGAAACCGGTCTGGCGCTGCTGCGCGCCATGCTCGGCGACGCGCCCGACCGCCGTGGCTCGGTGGAGTGGCGCGACTGGCGCGAGGAGCTGGGCTACCTGCGCGCCCGCCTCATCAACCGGCTTGTGCAGCAAACGGCCCGCCTCTTCGCCGACCGCGCCCCCGACCTGCTCCGCGGCCACGCCGACGAGCCGCTGGTGCAGCAGCTGGATTGCTGGGAGCAGCTGCAGGAAATCCACCGCCTCACCGTCGAGCACCTCTACCAGAGCCGGCCGGTGCTGGAGATTGAGGCCGCCGGCTTCGAGGTGCTGGCCGGCCTCCTCGATGCCTTTCTGCACGCCACCTTCGACCCCCAGGCCAGCCCTCGCTCCCGAAAATTATTGCAGCTGCTGCCCGAGCAGTTCCGGGCGTCGGGCCCGCAGGAAGGTGCCTCGGCCTACGAGCAGATTGTGCTGCTCACCGACCATATCGGGGGACTCACCGATCAAAATGCCCTCAGCCTGTTTCGCACCATTCGCGGTATCGATTTGCCGAA from Hymenobacter canadensis harbors:
- a CDS encoding DUF1361 domain-containing protein, with amino-acid sequence MPITIAMPQLRQRLSLLLVLGASLTLSVVLITFRVFLTHQITFVFLLWNLFLALIPFGLSTMLGLSAGRLQARVLLPVGAVWLLFFPNAPYILTDLFHLEPRAGVPYWFDLALLLSAAWNGLMLAYASLTDMQALVARRLGWGAGWAFATVALLLSSFGVYLGRYLRFNSWDIITNPLTLFYDIVHRILHPLAYSGTWGVTLLYGVFLLLGYATVRLLGPVEELTKQE
- the dgt gene encoding dGTP triphosphohydrolase, which codes for MLHLTPDPADTATMTWEQLLSRRRYPEQPQLHVVTDAPPVRGAFVADYDRVVFSSAFRRLQRKTQVMPLPETDFVHTRLTHSLETACVGRSLGRLGGRLLLEETEGLAESLPHLDSDFGDIVAAACLAHDIGNPPFGHSGEDAISAYFRSPAAEPFVRMLNPAQRADLQQFEGNAAGFRVLTHTYAAHSSGSAGLGLTYATLGAFTKYPRPSVVEDASRTHGASEKKYGYFQTETSRFQDVARELGLLPKSAASDPAGFYHRHPLAFLVEAADDLCYRIIDFEDGLKLGLIPCETGLALLRAMLGDAPDRRGSVEWRDWREELGYLRARLINRLVQQTARLFADRAPDLLRGHADEPLVQQLDCWEQLQEIHRLTVEHLYQSRPVLEIEAAGFEVLAGLLDAFLHATFDPQASPRSRKLLQLLPEQFRASGPQEGASAYEQIVLLTDHIGGLTDQNALSLFRTIRGIDLPKGF
- a CDS encoding TolC family protein produces the protein MNLAQWRRQGRWARWAALPALLLALLSAPAAVGQVRPTQPEVISAPALVARPLLLPDSGRVFGLNDLLTYVALRHPVARQAGLLPERALQEVRYARGLFDPTATSKYYGKTFKGLEYFHDWETQLRVPVWYGLDVKAGFDRGVGPYISGENYTSPAGLSYVGLSVPLAQGLLIDERRAAVRQAQALQGLAEAERRSALNKLLLQAAKDYWDWTLNFRRRELLRQNAELADVRFRAVRERVRLGDLAAIDSVEALTELQNRLALLSQAQVQWQNATLQLSNYLWDEQQQPRELPAGVRPQVLPGPTDWRQLPPDSLAALTALAQQIHPELLKSRAKLAQLGIERRLLSNKLLPKLNVDYNLLQAGQPFNPEKTASLSSTYLTNNYKLGVSFAYPLLLRQERAKLQLNRLKLRETELDLQQDSREIQTGVRAVANEWEALREQLRLQEQVVQNAGRLRDGEQIRFENGESSVFLINAREASLVSARVKLAELQAKYAQTQATLRWAAGGVEE